One region of Thermoplasmata archaeon genomic DNA includes:
- a CDS encoding NAD-dependent epimerase/dehydratase family protein, with translation MTGCAGFIGARTAIRFLSEGSDVIGIDNFDPYYSREAKEANLSRLEQYSEFKFVEGDLNEIELDPILGSTHTVIHLAAQPGVRASWGDGFSRYLRNNVLTTHRLLDRCSSIPLRSFVYASSASVYGQPSKLPVEEDDPTDPISPYGLTKLFAEHLCVMYQGRFRAPIARLRYFTVYGPGQRPDMLIHRAIDSALRGLTLEIFGDGRQKRDFTFVEDVAQANWLAATKLLGPFVSNIASGRPVSVNKVLDLIEEETGGKIQVRHLPRAEGDPQETVAATKRASATIDFRVMTPLKDGIHKQVEWQRALEFSGWR, from the coding sequence GTGACCGGGTGCGCCGGTTTCATCGGAGCGCGTACCGCCATCCGTTTCCTATCCGAGGGCTCCGACGTAATTGGAATAGATAACTTTGATCCATACTACTCCCGGGAGGCGAAGGAGGCTAACCTATCGCGCCTGGAGCAGTACTCCGAGTTCAAGTTCGTGGAGGGGGATTTGAACGAAATCGAATTAGATCCCATTCTGGGCTCGACACACACAGTCATCCACCTCGCTGCACAGCCCGGAGTACGTGCAAGTTGGGGCGATGGCTTTTCCCGTTACTTGAGGAACAACGTGTTGACGACGCACCGACTCCTCGATCGATGCTCATCTATCCCCTTACGGAGTTTTGTCTATGCGAGCTCCGCCTCAGTTTACGGTCAGCCGTCCAAGTTGCCCGTCGAGGAAGACGATCCCACAGATCCGATTTCTCCTTACGGCCTCACAAAGCTTTTTGCGGAACACTTGTGCGTGATGTATCAAGGACGGTTTCGAGCACCGATAGCGAGACTCCGTTATTTCACCGTCTACGGTCCGGGACAGCGTCCCGACATGCTGATACATCGAGCAATCGATTCGGCCCTCCGGGGGCTTACGCTAGAGATCTTTGGAGATGGGCGCCAGAAGCGCGACTTTACTTTTGTGGAAGATGTGGCTCAAGCGAACTGGCTGGCTGCGACCAAACTTTTAGGCCCCTTTGTTTCCAACATTGCAAGTGGCCGTCCCGTTAGTGTCAACAAGGTGTTGGACCTCATTGAGGAAGAAACAGGCGGGAAAATACAGGTGCGACACCTTCCCAGAGCAGAAGGGGATCCTCAAGAGACCGTCGCAGCTACCAAGCGCGCGAGTGCAACAATCGACTTTCGGGTGATGACACCTCTCAAGGACGGAATACACAAACAGGTTGAGTGGCAACGAGCGCTCGAGTTCAGCGGATGGCGTTGA
- a CDS encoding HEPN domain-containing protein, with translation MRTRSVARDRFKVFLDRATEFMDSAHGSLSRHHHQAAASNAAHAAIAAVDAVTVFHAGKRSAPQRHEDAVHLLQTLGLPRSEVEPRARQLMRILGLKTKAEYTDELVTAREAEDAVRTAERIVAWARTQLPRVT, from the coding sequence GTGAGGACCCGGTCCGTCGCGAGGGACCGGTTCAAGGTCTTCTTGGATCGGGCCACGGAGTTCATGGACTCTGCACACGGGAGCCTCTCCCGCCACCATCACCAGGCGGCCGCATCGAATGCTGCGCACGCCGCGATCGCGGCCGTGGATGCCGTCACGGTGTTCCATGCCGGAAAGAGGAGCGCCCCGCAGAGGCACGAGGATGCCGTGCATCTTCTCCAAACGTTGGGACTGCCTCGCTCGGAGGTCGAGCCGCGAGCGCGCCAGCTCATGCGGATCCTCGGGCTCAAAACGAAGGCGGAATACACCGATGAGCTCGTCACGGCTCGGGAGGCCGAAGACGCCGTCCGCACGGCCGAGCGCATCGTCGCCTGGGCACGGACTCAGCTCCCCCGCGTGACCTAG
- a CDS encoding nucleotidyl transferase AbiEii/AbiGii toxin family protein: MDVIEKDYVLGWLLVGIGRSRAGPGLALKGGTALSKVYFPGAWRLSEDLDFTLLESAAPRDVAAVLAADLASLVREAAPGLRVALRDAPHVAGEDDLQARVRFDGPIGAGTVKIEASREDPVGPLRSRRLPASEFDYPRAKVRVYSLENMVSEKLRAMAERRRVRDYYDVWRLSKARRLDWGVVRRLFPSKCRFKGVRVRSLDQLFPEDLEATLAPFLRAGLLRLTREPLPPLSAWLQEARVAVSRGLGPTLRAKGD, from the coding sequence GTGGACGTCATCGAGAAGGACTACGTCCTCGGGTGGCTCCTCGTGGGGATCGGCCGTTCCCGGGCCGGGCCCGGCCTCGCGTTGAAGGGCGGGACGGCCCTCTCGAAGGTCTACTTCCCCGGGGCATGGCGGCTGTCGGAGGACTTGGACTTCACCCTCCTCGAGTCCGCGGCACCCCGGGACGTCGCCGCCGTCCTCGCGGCCGATCTGGCGTCCCTCGTGCGGGAGGCCGCCCCCGGGCTGCGCGTCGCCCTGCGAGACGCGCCGCACGTGGCCGGGGAGGACGACCTCCAGGCCCGCGTCCGGTTCGACGGGCCCATCGGGGCGGGCACGGTCAAGATCGAAGCCTCGCGCGAGGATCCCGTCGGGCCCCTGCGTTCGAGGCGCTTGCCCGCCTCCGAGTTCGACTACCCCCGCGCGAAGGTGCGCGTCTACTCCCTCGAGAACATGGTCTCCGAGAAGCTGCGCGCGATGGCGGAGCGTCGCCGCGTCCGCGACTACTACGACGTCTGGAGGCTTTCGAAGGCCCGGCGGCTCGACTGGGGCGTCGTCCGCCGCCTCTTCCCGTCGAAGTGCCGGTTCAAAGGAGTCCGCGTGCGATCTCTGGACCAGCTGTTCCCCGAGGATCTGGAGGCCACCCTGGCGCCCTTCCTCCGTGCCGGGCTCCTGCGCCTGACCCGGGAGCCGCTGCCGCCGCTCTCCGCCTGGCTTCAGGAAGCCCGGGTCGCGGTATCGCGCGGACTCGGCCCGACCCTCCGGGCGAAGGGGGATTGA
- a CDS encoding class I SAM-dependent methyltransferase encodes MALRKGLLLVREYETDWMGARHGPFGGVADRMKHESLALHGSETANRAIRRVISWAAIALGPYMTARISQELASRRGVDAWVQFAFDPKVAIRPVLFRVLFSLRPHQRPAEILQLLRLLAPERPRRVLEVGSAAGGTLFLFARASAPDALLIGMDLAPRHGGGLSNWRAAFFEKTFPLPPQIVRVVRGDSHDRATVARVRETLANEPLDFLFIDGDHSYNGVRLDFELYSPLVRTGGLIALHDIMPDSLHRCGRRTIADTGDVPRFWSELVGRHRTDHEIIEIVENPDQDGFGIGVLRA; translated from the coding sequence ATGGCGTTGAGAAAAGGGTTACTTCTTGTCCGCGAATACGAGACAGACTGGATGGGCGCCCGTCATGGCCCATTCGGCGGCGTGGCTGACAGAATGAAGCACGAGAGTTTGGCTCTCCATGGTTCGGAAACCGCGAACCGGGCGATTCGTCGTGTGATTAGCTGGGCAGCCATCGCTCTTGGCCCGTACATGACCGCCCGGATTTCGCAGGAGCTTGCATCGCGCCGCGGCGTGGATGCCTGGGTACAATTCGCTTTCGATCCCAAAGTGGCAATCAGACCGGTGCTATTCCGGGTTCTCTTTTCCTTGCGTCCTCATCAGCGGCCGGCTGAGATACTCCAGCTACTTCGCCTGCTGGCCCCCGAACGGCCTCGGCGCGTACTAGAGGTCGGCAGTGCCGCTGGGGGAACCCTATTTCTTTTCGCTCGCGCCTCGGCACCGGATGCGCTTCTGATTGGGATGGATCTTGCGCCAAGACACGGTGGAGGGCTCTCAAACTGGAGGGCTGCATTTTTCGAAAAGACGTTTCCACTCCCCCCTCAAATTGTACGCGTCGTACGCGGGGATTCGCACGATCGCGCCACTGTTGCCCGAGTCCGGGAGACGCTGGCCAACGAGCCCCTGGATTTCCTCTTCATCGATGGGGACCACTCCTACAACGGGGTCCGCCTCGACTTTGAGCTGTATTCACCCCTCGTGCGCACTGGTGGACTGATTGCCCTCCACGACATTATGCCTGACTCCTTGCATCGCTGTGGACGCCGAACGATTGCCGACACTGGAGACGTACCACGATTCTGGTCGGAGCTAGTCGGACGCCACCGAACTGACCACGAAATCATCGAAATTGTCGAGAATCCTGACCAGGACGGGTTCGGTATCGGAGTCTTGCGGGCGTGA
- a CDS encoding type IV toxin-antitoxin system AbiEi family antitoxin, with product MTVTKGIRLGPHETRLLLELEARESDFFTTDEARKALGLRDVAPVLHRLRRKGRLAEVRKGRYLLVPARAGPEGGWSASVYRVIDAVVDRDYYVGFWSAMNYWGMTEQVPRTVHVVSSRRHRPFEFQGQRVRFVTLRAARIFGATEEPLGKGTFRISDRERTLVDGLLEPRYSGGIPEVAKALWSARHDVSWNRVEAYAGRLGVDAVPRRLGYLRSVLRMDVRPRRRAFTGFRWLDPSAPRRSLGVSKEWGLLLNVAREDLLAWRRV from the coding sequence ATGACCGTCACAAAGGGAATTCGACTCGGTCCCCATGAGACCCGCCTGTTGCTGGAGCTCGAGGCCCGGGAGTCGGACTTCTTCACGACCGACGAGGCTCGGAAAGCTCTTGGCCTGCGCGATGTCGCGCCTGTTCTCCACCGCCTGCGTCGGAAGGGCCGGCTCGCGGAAGTCCGGAAGGGGCGCTACCTCCTCGTCCCCGCCCGGGCGGGTCCCGAGGGCGGTTGGTCTGCGAGCGTCTACCGGGTCATCGACGCGGTCGTGGACCGCGACTACTACGTCGGGTTCTGGTCCGCGATGAATTACTGGGGCATGACGGAGCAGGTCCCGCGGACGGTCCATGTGGTCAGCTCCCGGAGGCACCGCCCCTTCGAGTTCCAGGGGCAGCGCGTGCGGTTCGTGACCCTCCGAGCCGCGAGGATTTTCGGCGCGACCGAGGAGCCGCTCGGGAAAGGCACCTTCCGGATCTCGGACCGGGAGAGGACCCTCGTCGACGGCCTTCTCGAGCCCCGCTACTCCGGTGGGATCCCCGAGGTGGCGAAAGCCCTCTGGTCCGCGCGCCACGACGTGAGCTGGAACCGCGTGGAGGCGTACGCGGGACGGCTCGGCGTCGACGCGGTCCCCCGGCGGCTGGGGTATCTCCGGAGCGTCCTCCGCATGGACGTCCGGCCCCGGCGGAGGGCCTTCACCGGCTTCCGGTGGCTCGACCCCTCTGCCCCCCGCCGGAGTCTGGGCGTCTCGAAGGAGTGGGGGCTGCTCCTCAACGTCGCCCGGGAAGACCTGCTGGCCTGGAGGCGGGTCTAG
- a CDS encoding nucleotidyltransferase domain-containing protein yields the protein MSPPFRRFLDRLARDLRPERVVLYGSRARGTHRPTSDYDMLIVARRFQGVPWVERAALAIRLWDLPVDLEPICLTPEEFRRRSKEISIVGVAAREGIVVFP from the coding sequence ATGAGCCCTCCGTTTCGTCGGTTTCTCGATCGGCTCGCCCGGGACCTTCGACCCGAGCGGGTCGTCCTGTACGGGAGCCGGGCTCGAGGGACCCATCGTCCGACCAGTGACTACGATATGCTCATCGTTGCGAGGCGGTTTCAGGGCGTCCCTTGGGTAGAACGCGCGGCCCTCGCGATTCGCCTTTGGGACCTTCCCGTGGACCTCGAGCCAATCTGCCTCACCCCGGAGGAGTTCCGCCGGCGGTCCAAGGAGATCTCGATTGTTGGCGTGGCAGCGCGAGAGGGGATCGTAGTTTTCCCCTGA
- a CDS encoding PIN domain-containing protein, translating to MIFVDSSYFIAVANREDRWHGDAKRLTRRLEREDLLTSELVLSEAVTGVGSVLGGKAGKEAYDVIVDNCAIELATPERCARAITVFRHYDGSLSFADAVSVVLMQERGAQTIASFDSDFDKVRGIERLA from the coding sequence ATGATCTTCGTAGACTCCTCCTACTTCATCGCGGTCGCAAACCGCGAAGACCGATGGCATGGAGACGCAAAACGCCTCACGCGTCGGCTCGAGCGCGAAGACCTTCTCACGTCGGAGCTCGTGTTGTCGGAGGCGGTGACGGGTGTGGGCTCTGTCCTTGGAGGGAAGGCGGGCAAGGAGGCCTACGACGTCATCGTTGACAACTGCGCCATCGAACTTGCCACCCCCGAACGGTGCGCCCGGGCGATCACCGTGTTCCGCCACTACGACGGGTCGCTCTCCTTCGCGGATGCGGTCTCGGTTGTCCTGATGCAGGAGCGGGGCGCGCAGACGATCGCCTCTTTCGATAGCGACTTCGACAAGGTTCGCGGCATCGAGCGTCTCGCATAG
- a CDS encoding HEPN domain-containing protein: MARKTRPVSKAKYLNYLRKSDEFHRSAKQALDRGDWNAAVSHAIHSALCASDAVTVFYSGTRSAAEAHAEMLRLLAGLKLDRRELDRNLAHLRALLQLKTTSEYEDRLLGERDAAASVQHADRFREWALAKLAASG, from the coding sequence GTGGCTCGTAAGACCCGTCCTGTCTCGAAGGCGAAGTATCTCAACTACCTCCGGAAGTCGGACGAGTTCCACCGATCGGCGAAGCAGGCCTTGGACCGAGGGGATTGGAACGCGGCCGTGTCCCATGCCATCCACTCTGCCCTCTGCGCTTCCGACGCCGTCACCGTCTTCTATTCAGGGACTCGGTCGGCCGCGGAAGCACACGCCGAGATGCTCCGGCTGCTCGCGGGGCTCAAGCTCGACCGCAGGGAGCTCGATCGGAACCTCGCACATCTGCGGGCGCTCCTGCAGTTGAAGACGACCTCGGAATACGAGGACCGCCTACTCGGCGAGCGGGATGCGGCCGCAAGCGTGCAACATGCGGACCGCTTTCGCGAGTGGGCGCTGGCGAAGCTCGCGGCGAGTGGCTAG
- a CDS encoding DUF1616 domain-containing protein, with protein sequence MSFLERIAVRLHFQAKPWDLYLSFAYTTVISVALLSIGIGNYVAIFTVIFFPGYVLLSALFPTRNEIDWIERIALSFGLSIAVTPLLTLVLNFTPWGINLVSVVGAIDLFMVLAGIPAYRRRMRLPASDRLSMTFDVTWPSWGDYTTSDKILTACLTMSIGIAGATLAYVLTSPELRERFTEFYLLGPGGNASGYPTALNISQRGSVILGIVNHEAMSVSYTVRIDLVGVRVSFNATSGSNETVEVNRTTWSTFNVTLADGRNWTQPYTFQINDTGLWKVQFLLFKDGDVSSAYRKLHLYVTVT encoded by the coding sequence TTGTCCTTTCTCGAGAGGATTGCAGTGCGGCTGCACTTCCAAGCGAAGCCATGGGACCTGTACCTCTCCTTTGCCTATACGACCGTCATCTCGGTTGCCCTCCTCTCCATCGGCATCGGCAATTACGTCGCGATATTCACCGTCATCTTTTTTCCCGGCTACGTCCTACTCTCGGCTCTCTTTCCAACGAGGAATGAGATTGATTGGATTGAGAGAATTGCCTTGTCCTTCGGTTTGAGCATCGCCGTCACTCCCTTGCTGACCCTCGTCCTAAACTTCACGCCCTGGGGCATCAACCTTGTCTCGGTGGTCGGCGCGATTGACCTGTTCATGGTTCTCGCAGGAATCCCTGCCTATCGGCGGAGGATGCGCCTTCCAGCAAGCGATCGCCTCTCAATGACCTTTGATGTAACGTGGCCCTCCTGGGGGGACTACACAACTAGTGACAAAATTCTAACGGCGTGCCTTACGATGAGCATTGGCATTGCAGGCGCCACGCTCGCCTACGTACTCACGTCCCCGGAGCTCCGCGAACGCTTCACGGAGTTCTATCTCCTCGGCCCCGGTGGAAATGCCTCCGGCTACCCGACGGCCCTCAACATCTCCCAGCGTGGTTCCGTCATCCTCGGGATCGTAAACCACGAGGCCATGAGCGTGAGCTACACAGTCCGTATCGATCTCGTCGGTGTGAGGGTCTCCTTTAACGCCACGTCGGGCTCCAACGAGACCGTCGAGGTCAACCGCACGACCTGGTCCACGTTCAACGTCACCTTGGCCGACGGCCGGAACTGGACTCAACCCTACACGTTCCAAATCAACGACACGGGCCTGTGGAAGGTCCAGTTCCTCCTCTTCAAGGACGGCGATGTCTCGAGCGCGTATCGGAAGCTCCACCTGTACGTCACTGTGACGTGA
- a CDS encoding type IV toxin-antitoxin system AbiEi family antitoxin, with protein sequence MSRHLTGNKYRKGLSGLESRVLADLAFRGKTFFTPADLHAYGVDPRRFLHRLEKKGWVVWVKRNLYLIAPLDAGPEGARAYTVHGLVLASHLVSPSYIGFWSALNYHGMTEATPPAVFVATTVPRSRRTVLDVPIVFVTLRPWKMFGTTSARIEGEEVSFSDPEKTVVDCLDHPEHAGGIPLVAAALQEAWASLDSPTVLRYARRIRNSAVLKRLGYLLEASGHTAEAARLRKVPLREGYPRLDPALPARGPTTERWKLRINVPRELMEG encoded by the coding sequence ATGTCCAGGCACCTTACGGGAAACAAGTATAGAAAGGGCCTGTCAGGCCTCGAGAGTCGGGTCCTCGCGGACCTGGCGTTCCGAGGGAAGACCTTCTTCACGCCTGCCGACCTCCATGCCTACGGCGTGGACCCGAGGCGGTTCCTGCACCGGCTGGAGAAGAAGGGCTGGGTGGTTTGGGTCAAGCGCAACCTGTATTTGATTGCGCCCCTCGACGCCGGGCCCGAGGGCGCGCGGGCGTACACCGTCCATGGCCTCGTCCTGGCCTCCCATCTCGTGTCCCCCTCCTACATCGGGTTCTGGAGCGCGCTCAACTACCATGGCATGACGGAGGCCACCCCACCCGCCGTCTTCGTCGCGACGACCGTGCCTCGGAGCCGGCGCACGGTGCTCGACGTGCCCATCGTCTTCGTCACCCTGCGCCCCTGGAAAATGTTCGGTACCACGAGCGCGCGGATCGAGGGCGAGGAGGTCTCCTTCTCGGATCCGGAGAAGACGGTCGTGGACTGCCTCGACCATCCGGAGCACGCCGGGGGCATTCCCCTCGTCGCGGCGGCCCTCCAGGAGGCGTGGGCCTCCTTGGACTCCCCCACGGTCCTGCGCTACGCCCGCCGGATCCGGAACTCCGCGGTCCTCAAACGGCTCGGGTACCTCCTTGAGGCCTCCGGCCACACCGCGGAGGCCGCGCGCCTGCGGAAGGTGCCCCTCCGCGAGGGCTACCCGAGGCTGGATCCCGCGCTGCCCGCGAGGGGGCCGACCACGGAACGGTGGAAGCTCCGCATCAACGTGCCGCGCGAGCTGATGGAGGGATGA
- a CDS encoding nucleotidyltransferase domain-containing protein — translation MTGPPDTPFATLLAGILSTRARLRVAMLLVRLPEKEFTGRETARLLGLSPSTALESLRILVSSGLARQRAIGRAYVFQVNRDSYLFAILDNLLRSEDRIREEILEMARSTLGEGVVSIVLFGSYARGTPGPSSDLDLLVVTEDPKKIGERLDKLEALFLRRYGLHVDAKVLTPRELRARASLPYIRMARSEGIVVGGKPLEQVIGRGS, via the coding sequence ATGACCGGACCTCCAGACACCCCCTTCGCCACGTTGCTTGCGGGCATCCTGAGCACCCGCGCGAGGCTCCGGGTCGCGATGCTCCTCGTGCGCCTGCCCGAGAAGGAGTTCACGGGGAGAGAGACCGCGAGGCTCCTTGGGCTGAGCCCCTCCACGGCCCTCGAGTCGCTGAGGATCCTCGTCTCCAGTGGACTCGCCCGCCAGCGGGCGATCGGACGCGCCTACGTGTTCCAGGTGAATCGCGACTCCTACCTCTTCGCGATTCTGGACAACCTCCTCCGGTCCGAGGACCGCATCCGCGAGGAGATCCTCGAGATGGCTCGCTCCACACTGGGAGAAGGAGTCGTCTCCATCGTCCTCTTCGGGAGCTACGCCCGGGGGACGCCGGGGCCCTCCAGCGACCTGGACCTCCTCGTCGTCACAGAGGACCCGAAGAAGATCGGGGAGCGATTGGACAAGCTGGAGGCGCTGTTCCTTCGTCGCTACGGGCTGCACGTGGACGCCAAGGTCCTCACCCCCCGGGAACTGAGGGCACGGGCGTCCCTCCCGTACATCCGGATGGCGCGCTCGGAAGGCATCGTGGTGGGTGGCAAACCCCTGGAGCAGGTGATCGGCCGTGGCTCGTAA
- a CDS encoding antitoxin VapB family protein has protein sequence METKKIALDREAYELLRRRKRKGESLSDAVKRIAREPRPLSDFAGAWRKHLSERDIREIEEAIARGRAADRERMRKRIRRLG, from the coding sequence ATGGAAACGAAGAAGATCGCCCTGGACCGGGAGGCATACGAGCTTCTCCGGAGACGCAAACGGAAGGGAGAGAGCTTGAGCGATGCCGTCAAGCGAATCGCCCGCGAGCCCCGACCCCTGTCGGACTTTGCGGGAGCCTGGCGGAAACATCTCTCCGAGCGCGACATCCGGGAAATCGAGGAGGCGATCGCGCGGGGCCGCGCCGCGGATCGGGAACGGATGCGCAAGAGAATACGGCGGCTGGGATGA
- a CDS encoding type II toxin-antitoxin system RelE/ParE family toxin has translation MTKRRVLLSKTATRQLERLPRDANRRIRERLKALEDDPVRPRPGADIRPLWAHDDPPLYRLRVGDYRVLYFVLPEDVRVTEIVHRSQGYRGLD, from the coding sequence TTGACGAAGCGTAGGGTCCTCCTCTCCAAGACCGCCACGCGCCAGCTCGAGCGATTGCCCCGGGATGCCAATCGGCGAATCCGGGAACGGCTCAAGGCCCTCGAGGACGACCCGGTTCGTCCCCGGCCCGGCGCGGACATCCGCCCCCTCTGGGCCCACGACGATCCTCCGCTATACCGGCTTCGAGTCGGCGACTACCGCGTGTTGTACTTCGTCCTACCGGAAGACGTCCGTGTCACGGAAATCGTCCATCGCTCGCAGGGATACCGCGGACTGGACTGA
- a CDS encoding AbrB/MazE/SpoVT family DNA-binding domain-containing protein, which yields MLSKTKISKGFQTVIPSAVRDRFDVEPGDYAEWEEGPQGLVVRFRKRKRLRDLAAIGTALADAVEVKKRVQRGLR from the coding sequence ATGCTTAGCAAGACGAAGATTTCAAAGGGATTCCAGACCGTCATCCCGTCCGCGGTGCGCGACCGCTTCGACGTCGAGCCGGGAGACTACGCGGAGTGGGAGGAGGGCCCCCAAGGCCTCGTGGTCCGCTTCCGGAAACGCAAGCGGCTTCGCGACCTCGCGGCGATCGGCACGGCCCTGGCCGACGCGGTCGAGGTCAAGAAACGCGTCCAGCGCGGGTTGCGATGA
- a CDS encoding AbrB/MazE/SpoVT family DNA-binding domain-containing protein: MHVVKMSSKGQVVIPKEVRERHRLGRDADLVLLEAGEALILRKKKDVEGILKDEFVPLLRASERALKDLWDNPEDDVWNDA; this comes from the coding sequence GTGCACGTCGTGAAGATGTCCAGCAAAGGCCAGGTCGTGATCCCGAAGGAGGTCCGCGAGCGTCACCGCTTGGGCCGGGACGCGGATCTCGTGCTCCTCGAGGCCGGAGAGGCGCTCATCCTGCGCAAGAAGAAGGACGTCGAGGGGATCCTGAAGGACGAGTTCGTTCCGCTCCTCCGTGCCTCGGAACGGGCCCTGAAGGATCTGTGGGACAACCCCGAGGACGATGTCTGGAACGACGCGTGA
- a CDS encoding nucleotidyltransferase domain-containing protein, whose product MFAHPRTGTEALLGSTLKIRTLRVLSRYPTREFTTRELAGEAGASDVGVGKALDDLEAYDVVRRRRIGRAYAVRANPGSALFQAARELFGREEERGARFRRAVQRWCARENVEYAALFGSAARGEMGPDSDVDLLVVSRTPKAVFDALADLAEETRRLVGRPLSPLVLDPEEFRKARSSSLGEGLRREGIPLYARKGRR is encoded by the coding sequence ATGTTCGCACATCCTCGCACGGGGACGGAGGCGCTGCTCGGTTCGACCCTGAAGATCCGGACCCTTCGCGTCCTCTCCCGCTACCCGACCCGGGAGTTCACCACGCGGGAGCTCGCCGGGGAGGCCGGTGCGAGCGACGTGGGCGTCGGCAAGGCCCTCGATGACTTGGAGGCCTACGACGTCGTGCGGAGGCGGCGCATCGGTCGCGCGTACGCCGTCCGGGCCAACCCGGGCTCCGCCCTCTTCCAGGCGGCGCGGGAGCTCTTCGGGCGGGAGGAGGAGCGGGGCGCGCGGTTCCGGAGGGCCGTGCAGCGGTGGTGCGCCCGGGAGAACGTCGAGTACGCCGCCCTCTTCGGCAGCGCGGCGCGGGGCGAGATGGGACCGGACAGCGACGTGGACCTCCTGGTCGTGTCGCGGACCCCGAAGGCGGTGTTCGACGCTCTGGCCGACCTCGCGGAGGAGACCCGCCGCTTGGTCGGACGGCCTCTCTCGCCTCTGGTCCTGGACCCGGAGGAGTTCCGCAAGGCGCGGTCCTCGAGCCTGGGCGAGGGCTTGCGTCGGGAGGGGATCCCCTTGTACGCGAGGAAAGGGAGACGGTGA
- a CDS encoding nucleotidyl transferase AbiEii/AbiGii toxin family protein, with amino-acid sequence MDPTDLRRLAGRTGTALGTMEKDQVLTLVLGVLAREPCARDLAFKGGTALSKMYFEGYRFSEDLDFTAARDVSDDVSDAAPRLLEAGRRAGVRLVRVERVPGGRSGRTLKIRYEDMNLHPNHVLVQLSLREKILLPAEPRPIHDPYRVVPRDARMPTMDLREIAAEKIRSLFMRSQARDLYDLWFLLREGVAVDSEVVEAKLGWWKDGMAFRPDELRPRIDRIGATWRRDLEPLLGQVPPFEAVADTVRARLRTVRAGRA; translated from the coding sequence GTGGACCCGACGGACCTGCGCCGTCTCGCAGGGAGGACGGGCACCGCGCTCGGGACCATGGAGAAGGATCAGGTCCTCACCCTCGTCCTCGGGGTCCTCGCGCGGGAACCGTGCGCGCGCGACCTCGCGTTCAAGGGCGGTACGGCGCTGTCCAAGATGTACTTCGAGGGCTACCGGTTCTCCGAGGACCTCGACTTCACCGCGGCGCGCGACGTCTCGGACGATGTCTCGGACGCCGCACCCCGCCTCTTGGAAGCCGGGCGGCGCGCGGGGGTGCGCCTCGTGCGGGTCGAGCGCGTGCCGGGCGGGAGGAGCGGGCGCACCTTGAAGATCCGGTACGAGGACATGAACCTCCACCCGAACCACGTCCTCGTGCAGTTGAGCCTGCGGGAGAAGATCCTCCTCCCGGCGGAGCCTCGGCCGATCCACGATCCGTACCGCGTCGTCCCGCGGGACGCGCGGATGCCGACGATGGACCTGCGTGAGATCGCGGCGGAGAAGATCCGCTCCCTCTTCATGCGCAGCCAGGCCCGGGACCTGTACGACCTGTGGTTCCTCCTGCGGGAGGGCGTCGCCGTGGACTCGGAGGTCGTCGAGGCGAAGCTAGGCTGGTGGAAGGACGGGATGGCCTTCCGGCCGGACGAACTCAGGCCCCGGATCGATCGCATCGGCGCCACGTGGCGGCGAGACCTCGAGCCGCTGCTCGGACAGGTCCCGCCCTTCGAAGCCGTGGCGGACACAGTGCGCGCACGCTTGCGGACGGTCCGTGCGGGTCGGGCCTGA
- a CDS encoding type II toxin-antitoxin system PemK/MazF family toxin gives MRLLAGSLVTVSFPFTDLSAVKRRPALVLVVHREDVVLCGVTSKLSRGADTVRLEDRGMVEGRLPKPSEIRPLKLFTIHRALIHSVVGRVSERTRDETVRLLVSALRSGKARRGSQRG, from the coding sequence ATGCGGCTCCTCGCGGGGTCGTTGGTCACGGTCTCGTTCCCCTTCACGGACCTGTCCGCGGTGAAGCGCCGCCCGGCCCTCGTGCTGGTCGTGCATCGCGAGGACGTGGTTCTCTGCGGGGTCACGTCGAAGCTCTCCCGGGGCGCCGACACGGTCCGGCTCGAGGACCGCGGGATGGTCGAGGGGCGCCTCCCGAAGCCGAGCGAGATTCGGCCGCTGAAGCTGTTCACGATCCATCGCGCCCTGATCCACTCCGTCGTGGGCCGAGTTTCCGAGAGGACGCGGGACGAAACGGTCCGTCTGCTCGTATCCGCCTTGCGGTCGGGGAAAGCCCGGAGGGGTTCCCAACGAGGGTAG